From Ignisphaera aggregans DSM 17230, the proteins below share one genomic window:
- a CDS encoding Fmu (Sun) domain protein (COGs: COG0144 tRNA and rRNA cytosine-C5-methylase~InterPro IPR001678~KEGG: smr:Smar_1432 ribosomal RNA methyltransferase NOP2~PFAM: Fmu (Sun) domain protein~SPTR: A3DPG2 Ribosomal RNA methyltransferase NOP2~PFAM: NOL1/NOP2/sun family~TIGRFAM: NOL1/NOP2/sun family putative RNA methylase): MMKLTRGEEMILEPASEEYNSDYTSIFFNNIKNEIIIPTNSISIQAKELAKTYGYLDYMVQRYIDILGLEETKSLLNAFENFKIQPTIICNFLRTSCEELLQQLYRLNFRLELVSWCHHCYRVISSPKHPSIGSTHQYLKGLYYVYRDAASTIPPLILNPTKGSSIIDMCAAPGGKAIHISLLIRDEGFLILNDISIKRLEALISNYYRMGFKSYIIINHDATLLPKILNYKFDYVFLDAPCSAEGAIMFDPSRKRKTSQGDLVKLVTREINLLLSALKLAKIGGRIVYTTCSIAPEENEYVISKVLSIAGSKIVIESPPFNLWSSGLRTFRNIEFARDVEKCIRIWPHKHMMEGFFICLLRKIKDD; this comes from the coding sequence ATGATGAAGCTTACAAGGGGTGAGGAGATGATCTTAGAACCCGCGTCTGAAGAATATAATTCTGATTATACTTCCATATTCTTCAATAATATTAAAAATGAAATTATTATACCAACTAACTCCATATCGATTCAAGCTAAAGAATTAGCTAAGACATATGGATACTTAGACTATATGGTACAAAGATATATAGATATACTAGGACTTGAAGAAACCAAGTCTTTACTAAATGCTTTTGAAAATTTTAAAATACAACCGACTATCATTTGTAATTTTCTACGAACATCTTGTGAAGAACTTTTACAACAATTATATAGACTCAATTTTAGATTAGAGCTTGTTAGCTGGTGTCATCATTGTTATAGAGTTATTAGTTCTCCTAAACATCCATCAATAGGTTCTACACATCAATACCTAAAAGGTTTATACTATGTATATAGAGATGCTGCATCAACAATACCTCCACTTATACTTAATCCAACCAAGGGTTCATCTATCATTGATATGTGTGCAGCACCTGGGGGTAAAGCAATACATATCTCATTGTTAATTAGAGATGAAGGATTTTTAATACTAAACGATATAAGTATAAAGAGATTAGAAGCCTTAATATCCAATTATTATAGAATGGGATTTAAATCATACATCATTATTAATCATGATGCAACTCTTTTGCCAAAGATTCTAAACTATAAATTTGACTATGTCTTTCTAGATGCTCCATGCAGTGCTGAGGGAGCTATAATGTTTGATCCTTCTAGAAAAAGAAAAACCTCACAAGGAGATTTAGTTAAGTTGGTTACTAGAGAAATAAATTTATTATTATCAGCATTAAAATTAGCAAAAATTGGTGGAAGGATAGTATATACTACTTGTAGCATAGCACCTGAAGAGAACGAATATGTAATTTCTAAGGTCTTAAGTATAGCTGGTTCAAAGATTGTCATAGAGTCCCCTCCATTCAATTTATGGTCAAGCGGATTAAGAACATTTAGAAATATTGAATTCGCTAGAGATGTAGAGAAATGTATTAGGATATGGCCTCATAAACATATGATGGAGGGTTTCTTTATATGTCTTTTAAGGAAAATTAAAGATGATTAG